GACCCGGTCAGCGGGCACCTGGTCACCTTCGTCCAGGACAGCAAGAACCACCTGTGGTCCGTCGACCCGCAGAACGAGGGCTGGAACGACCTGGGCGGCTACGCCGCCACCCGCCCCACCGCGATCGTCAACCCCGCCGACAACCACGTGATGGTGTACGTCAACGGGCCGGACAACAAGCTCTGGTCCTACGACCGCACCACCGGCAAGTGGACGGAGTTCATCCGCACCACCGCCGGTACGGTCCTCGCCCCGGACGCCGTGCCCCGTACGGTGGTCGACCCGGCCACCGGGCACCTGGTGACCTTCGTCCGCGACACGGCGCACCACCTGTGGTCCGTCGACCCGCAGGGCGAGGGCTGGTACGACTACGGCCCGCTGGCCGCCACCGACCCCGTGCCGGTCGTCAACCCGAACGACGGACACATCGTGGTGTACGTCAACGGGCCCGACAACAAGCTGAACTCGATCGACCGCCGGGGCGCCGGCCGGGTCGAGTTCGTCCCGACCGCCGCCGGCACGGTGCTGGCTGCCGACGCCGTTCCCTCGACGGTCGTCGACCCCGCCACCGGGCACTTCACCACCTTCGTCCGGGACACCGCCCACCACCTGTGGTCCGTCGACCCGTACGGGCCCGGCTGGCGCGACTGGGGCGGGATGGCCGCCACCGACCCGGTCGCGATCGCCGACCAGGGCGCCCGGAGGGCCGTGGTGTACGTGAACGGCCCGAACAACCGACTGAACTCGCTGGACTTCTCCACCGGGAAGTGGACCGAGTTCATCCTCACCCCGGCCGGCACCGCCCTGGCCGCCGACGCCGTCCCGCAGACCGTCGTGGACCCGGTCGGCAAGCACCTGGTCACCTTCGTGCGCGACGGCAACGGCACCCTGTGGTCCGTCGACCCGCAGGGCCCGGGCTGGGTCCGCTACCACGGCGGCCCCTCCGCGCCCTGACCGGCATCCGGTCCACCCGGTCCATCCGATTCGCCCCCGGCATCCACGGGGCGCGACCGTCCCATACCTCCGAGGAGAGAACCCCATGAACCGCGAGACCAAGCCCCGCAACCGACGGGCGGGGGTGCTGGTTGCGGCTGCGGCGACCAGTGCGCTGGCCACCTTCTCCGGCGCTCCGGCCGGTGCGGTGGTCGGTGACGCTGCGGCCGACGGCTCCTACGCCTCGACCGCACGCCTGACGATCGGCGACAACCTGCGGGCTTGCACCGGTGCCCTGGTGGACCGGTACTGGGTGGTCACGGCCGCGTCCTGCTTCGCCGACGACCCGGCGCAGCCGCAGGCAGTGGCCGCCGGTGCGCCGAAGTGGAAGACCACCGCGACCATCGCGGGGAAGTCCGCCGAGGTCGCCGAGCTGGTGCCGCGTCAGGACCGTGACCTGGTGATGGCCCGGCTGACGGCGGCCGTGGACGGCGTGGCCCCGCTGGCGCTGGCCGGCACCGCACCGACCGCCGGGCAGACGCTGCGCGTCGCCGGGTTCGGGCGGACGAAGGACGAGTGGGCGCCGTTGAAGCTGCACACCGGCGCGTTCTCGCTGGACACGGTGAGCGCGACGGGCATCGGCACCACCGGCAC
The genomic region above belongs to Streptomyces sp. 1331.2 and contains:
- a CDS encoding trypsin-like serine protease, translated to MPRNSSPRRRAGALTAALATGALATFATSPAGAVVGDAAADGSYASTARLVIGDNLRGCTGALVDQYWVLTAASCFADDPAQPQALAAGAPKWKTTATVGSTSAQVVELAPRQDRDLVMARLAAPVSGVTPLTIATTAPTAGQTLRVAGFGRTKDEWVPNKLHTGAFSLDTVSAAGIGITGTGGAAVCKGDTGAPAIREADGKAELVAVASRSWQGGCLGTPATETRTGAYGTRVDDLGAWIEKVRHSTPSGTVVTGSPFTVADPVSGHLVTFVQDSKNHLWSVDPQNEGWNDLGGYAATRPTAIVNPADNHVMVYVNGPDNKLWSYDRTTGKWTEFIRTTAGTVLAPDAVPRTVVDPATGHLVTFVRDTAHHLWSVDPQGEGWYDYGPLAATDPVPVVNPNDGHIVVYVNGPDNKLNSIDRRGAGRVEFVPTAAGTVLAADAVPSTVVDPATGHFTTFVRDTAHHLWSVDPYGPGWRDWGGMAATDPVAIADQGARRAVVYVNGPNNRLNSLDFSTGKWTEFILTPAGTALAADAVPQTVVDPVGKHLVTFVRDGNGTLWSVDPQGPGWVRYHGGPSAP